A region of Hoplias malabaricus isolate fHopMal1 chromosome 12, fHopMal1.hap1, whole genome shotgun sequence DNA encodes the following proteins:
- the LOC136710924 gene encoding histamine N-methyltransferase-like, with product MAAPLRSLVEDYPRYLQAFQLFLERSSEHQCMREFIQKTLPEILSSIGAGKDTLNVMGVGSGAGEMDLEMLGQLHLLYPDAKVDNEVVEPSGDMVYRYKVLVSKTPDLDHITFRFNTMTASEFEENWKQRNTDKKMDFIHMIQMLYYVNDPEATVTFFRSLLNKDGKLLILLVSGDSGWSRLWRTYKQELCNTDISQCVTTGDIRKFLDAKGIPYSKYTLPSQMDISECFSPGDERGELLLDFLTETKDFSKNASPELKAGVLQLLKHPECSREEDGRVMFNNNLEALVLDP from the exons ATGGCGGCTCCTTTACGAAGTCTGGTGGAGGATTACCCCAGATACCTCCAGGCGTTCCAGCTGTTCCTGGAGCGTTCCTCTGAGCACCAGTGTATGAGAGAATTCATCCAGAAAACTCTCCCAGAAATCCTGTCCAG cattGGAGCTGGAAAGGACACTTTAAATGTGATGGGAGTGGGAAGTGGAGCAG GGGAGATGGACCTGGAAATGCTTGGCCAGCTGCACCTGCTGTATCCAGACGCCAAAGTGGACAACGAGGTGGTGGAGCCCAGTGGAGACATGGTTTACAGATATAAAG TGTTAGTGTCCAAGACTCCAGACCTGGACCACATCACCTTCAGGTTTAATACGATGACAGCGTCTGAGTTCGAGGAGAACTggaaacagagaaacacagacaaaaagatGGACTTCATTCACATGATTCAG ATGCTGTACTATGTGAATGATCCTGAAGCTACAGTTACGTTTTTCCGGAGTTTGCTGAACAAGGACGGAAAACTGCTCATCCTCCTGGTCTCAG GAGACAGCGGTTGGTCTCGACTGTGGAGAACGTACAAACAGGAACTCTGTAACACAGACATCAGCCAGTGCGTCACCACAGGAGACATCAGAAAGTTCCTGGACGCCAAAGGAATCCCGTACAGTAAATACACTCTTCCGTCTCAGATGGACATCAGCGAGTGCTTCTCTCCAGGGGACGAGCGAGGAGAACTGCTGCTGGACTTCCTCACAGAGACCAAGGACTTCAGTAAGAACGCCTCTCCAGAGCTGAAGGCAGGAGTTCTGCAGCTGCTCAAACACCCAGAGTGCAGCAGGGAGGAGGACGGCAGGGTCATGTTCAACAACAATCTGGAGGCTCTCGTCCTCGACCCGTAG